In the genome of Bradyrhizobium sp. CB3481, the window GCCGAAACCGCGCAGCTCGACACGGTCGCCGCGCGCCAGCGCTGCCACGATCTCGTCGAGGATCGCGTTCACAATGTTCTCCACATCCCGCTGATAGAGGTGCGGGTTGTGCTCGGCGATGCGCTGAACAAGTTCGGATTTGATCATCGAAGTTGGGATCCGGGGTCGTGCGGATATCCATTTCCGTGAAAATGCCTTGAACTGTCAAGACGCTAAATCACTTTTGGGCAACGCGAAATGACCTGACAGGCGCCCCGGAACGGGTTTGTGACGCCACCCGCAGTGCGGGAAAATGTGGCTGACAGCAGCCGGTGCGGCTCAGTTGGGCGCAGACGGGCGCCACAATGCCAGCATGCCGTCGAGGGAGAGCTGATCGACGGCCTGCACTGCGCCGATCTGACGCGCGATGGAACTCAAGCCGAGCGCATCAAGCGCCATGGAGGTCGCCGTGCGCAGGAATGTCAGGTCGCCGAACTGCGGATTCAGCTTGTAATCGCGCACCGGAAGATCGCTTTTGATCTTTTTCTCGGCGACCAGCCATGCAACGGCGGCTTTTTCATCGCCAAGCTGATCGACGAGCTTCAGTTCGACCGCCTGGCGGCCGGTGAAGACGCGCCCGTCCGCGACCTTCTCCAAAAGCGCCTCATCCATGGCGCGCCGTTCCTTCACCAGGCCGCGGAACCAGGCGTAGGAGTCCTTTACCAGCGCATCGATCGCGGCGCGTGCCTCCGGACTGGTCGGCTCAAACCCGTTCGGCGCAGCCTTCAATGGCGAGGATTTCACCTCCTCGACCTTCACGCCGACGGTCTTCAATAGCTCGCTGAAGTTCGGAAACTGAAATAGCACGCCGATCGAGCCGACCAGCGAGCTCTGCCGCGCGACGATTTGATCGGCGGCGAGCGCTGCGATGTAGCCGCCCGACGCGGCGAGGCCCTCGACCACGACGACCACCGGCTTCTTCGCCTTCAGCCGCACCAGCGCGTCATAGAGCTGCTCAGAACCGGCGGTGGTGCCGCCAGGCGAATTGATGTGCACGATGACGGCGACATGGCTCGACTTCTCCAGCCGCTCCAGCGCCTCGACGCGTTGCTGGTCGCTGCGGATCAGCCCCTCGATATTGACGCGCGCGATTGACCCGGCCGATGTCAGCGCGGCGGGGCCGCTCCTGGTCGCAATCGCGCCAAAGGTGACGATCGCCGCGATCGTCACGAGACCCGCCACCAGGCGCCAGAAGGTCAGCTTGCGGCGAATCCTGCGGCGATCGACGATCACGTCCGAATCGAGCGACATCGAATTTCTCCAAGAAAACAGATCAGCGCGTTTTGCGCTCATAGCGTCAACGGCGCGTTATCTGATTACATCAATTGCGGCGCAATTTGAAGAAAACATGGCTTCGTATTGTCGTCCCCGCGAAGGCGGGGACCCATAACCACCGGCGCTGGTTTTTGGATTCGATGGAGCTCCAGCCCTGCGAAATACAGTCCGCCGGTGGTTATGGGTCCCGGATCGCGCTTCGCTTGTCCGGGACGACAGAAGAAACAAAAAGGCCCCGGTCGAAACCGGGGCCTGATGTCGCAGATAGATAAGCTGAAAGCTTACTTCTCGCGGTTCTTGAGCGCGGTGCCGAGAATGTCGCCCAGCGTCGCGCCCGAATCGGAGGAGCCGTACTGCGCGATGGCTTCCTTCTCTTCGGCTACTTCCAGCGCCTTGATCGAGACCTGCACCTTGCGGGCCTTCTTGTCGAACTGGATCACGCGCGCATCGACCTTCTCGCCGACGGCGAAGCGTTCGGCGCGCTGATCGTTGCGGTCACGGGCGAGCTCGGAGCGCTTGATGAAGGTGGTGAAGTCGGTGCCCGAGATCTTCACCTCGATGCCGGCTTCCTTCACTTCGAGCACTTCGCAAGTGACGACCGCGCCCTTCTTGACATCGCCGGGCTCGGCGAAGGGATCGCCTTCGAGCTGCTTGACGCCGAGCGAGATGCGCTCCTTCTCGACATCGACGTCGAGCACCACGGCCTTGACCATGTCACCCTTCTTGAAGTTGTCGATGACCTGTTCACCCGGCAGCTTCCAGTCGAGGTCGGACAGATGCACCATGCCGTCGACATCGCCATCGAGGCCGAGGAACAGACCGAACTCAGTCTTGTTCTTGACTTCGCCTTCGACAGTCGAACCGACCGGGAACTTCTCGACGAAGACTTCCCAGGGGTTGCGCATGGTCTGCTTGAGGCCGAGCGAGATGCGGCGCTTGACCGAATCCACCTCGAGAACCTGCACTTCGACTTCCTGCGAGGTCGAGACGATCTTGCCGGGGTGCATGTTCTTCTTGGTCCACGACATCTCCGAGACGTGGATCAGGCCTTCGATGCCCGGCTCCAGTTCGACGAACGCGCCGTAGTCGGTGATGTTGGTGACACGGCCGGTGAAGCGCGCGTTCAGTGGGTACTTCGCCTCGATGCCCTGCCACGGATCGTCCAGCAGCTGCTTCATGCCGAGCGAGATGCGGTGGGTCTCGTGGTTGATCTTGATGATCTTGACCTTCACGGTCTGGCCGATGGTCAGCACCTCGGTCGGGTGGTTGACCCGGCGCCAGGCGATATCGGTGACGTGGAGCAGGCCGTCGATGCCGCCGAGATCAACGAACGCACCGTAATCGGTGATGTTCTTGACCACGCCGTCGATCACCTGGCCTTCTTCGAGGTTCTGCACCAGCTCCTGGCGCTGCTCGGCGCGGGTCTCTTCGAGAACCGTGCGGCGCGACACCACGATGTTGCCGCGGCGGCGATCCATCTTGAGGATCTGGAACGGCTGCGAGTTGTTCATCAGCGGCGCGACGTCGCGGATCGGACGGATGTCGACCTGCGAGCGCGGCAGGAAGGCAACGGCGCCGTCGAGATCGACAGTAAAGCCGCCCTTGACCTGGTTGAAGATGACGCCGTGAACCTTCTCGTTGTTCTGGAACGCCTTCTCCAGCTTGCCCCAGCTCTCCTCGCGGCGCGCCTTGTCGCGCGACAGCACGGCTTCACCGAGCGCATTTTCGATCCGGTCGAGGAACACCTCGACTTCGTCGCCGACCTTGAGATCGCTTTCACGGCCGGGGCCGGCGAATTCGCGCAGCGCGACGCGGCCCTCGGTCTTCAGGCCGACGTCGATGACGGCCATGTCCTTTTCAATTGCAACCACCTTGCCCTTGATGACGGAGCTTTCCTGCAGATTGCCGCCGGCAAAGGACTCGTCCAGCATCGCAGCAAAATCGTCACGGGTAGGATTATAGGAAGCAGCGGTAATCGAAGCCATTTGTTCTCCAATGCGGGATACTTGCCGGCCGTTCGGGTTAAAGGGCGCATCGCGCGTGAAGGGTCAGGGGTCCGCAAACCCTGACGACCGCGTTTGCGGAGGAGCGCAAAAGCGGGCCGGCAGCATGCCTGCACGTTCGATACGTATTGATTTATCCGGAGCCTGAAACGAGCTTGTCGACTTCAGCAGCCTGGAGCGGGCTTTCCTCCAATGACGGCGGAGGTTCAAACCTGCCAGCCGGCCCGCTCGGACAGCCCTGATCTCATCGATGGCGGCCCGGATGGCCGTGGATATAGCCCCAAGGGCCATTTTCGGCAAGCGAAAATGCCTCGATTTACGGGCTCTTAAGGCTGACGGACCCTCATCGCCGGGCCTCCCGTTCAACGCCTTGTTGACCGCATGGCGCGAAAGGTCGCTCTCCCTCGCGGGATGGAACCTGACCTTAAGCCGGCCGCCTTACAGGATCGCCCGCTCAAAACCAGGGGGCCGCCCATGAAGAGCCTGATCGCTCTGACCGCCATCGCCATCTTTACCGTCACCGCGGCTGTCGCCGGCAAGCCGCCTGCATTTGCGACCGACAAGGCGATTGCCGCCGCCAAATCGAACCCTGTCATGATGGCCGAGCAGCAATTGCCGTTCGAGCGTGGGCGCTCGAAGAACTGACCCTGAAGATTTCTGCTGCGATGCCGGCTGCGAGCGGATCGGCATAAAACTCACCGCCCGGCGCGGACCGCCTCGACGATGGCAATCGCGGCGCGCACGCCGGCCTCGATGTCGAGATTGGTATTATCGAGAATATGGGCATCCGCCGCCGCCTTGAGCGGGGCGGCCGCGCGGTTCTTGTCCCGTTCATCGCGCTTGAGGATGTCGGCAAGCACCGCCGCCTCGTCGGCCTCCTCGCCGCGGGCGCGGGCTTCCAAAGTCCGGCGGTGGGCCCGCACCTGCGGATCGGCCACGACGAAGATCTTCACATCGGCATCCGGGCAGATGATAGTGCCGATGTCGCGCCCATCGAGCACCGCGCCGGGCGGATCGGCCGCAAACTGGCGCTGAAAGTTGACGAGAGCTTCGCGCACTTTCGGGATTGCCGACACTACCGATGCGGCATCACCGATGCGCTGCGTCTTAAGTTCGGGATGGCCGAACTTTTCGGGATCGAGCTCCATCGCAATCGCAACCGCCCGCGCCTCGTCGGTCAGCTCAAACCCCTGGTCGAGCAGCGCCTTCGCCACCGCGCGGTAGATCACGCCAGTGTCGAGATGGCGGTAGCCGTAATGATGGGCGAGGCGTTTGCCGAGCGTCCCCTTGCCGGATGCCGCCGGCCCGTCGATGGCGATGATCATGGAAGCCATGTGCGACAGACCGGGATGATGGTCAAGGGCGCGGCCAAGGATGGTCGGCCAGGATCGTCGGCCTTGAACGGTGGCCTTGAACGGTGGCCTTGGCCGGGATGCCGCCGCAGGATGGACGCATCCCAGATGCGTCCAAATGTTCCTCGCCCTCGCCACAAGCCGGCTCTAGTCTGAAGCAAGCCCGAAAAATCCACCAAGCAAACAAGCACCGGCGGGGAGGGTTACGATGAGCGCGATTTCACGGCGTCGTTTTATCGGTAGCGCAGCAGCCGCTTCGGCCATCCCGCTGCTCGGGACTTCGGCGAAGGCGCAGTCCGACTGGCCGACCAAGCCGATCAAGATCATCGCCGGCTACCCGGCCGGAGGGCAGACCGATTTGTTCGCGCGAACCTATGGCGAATATATCCGGATCGAGACCGGCCAGAACGTGGTGGTGGAAAACAAGGCCGGCGCTTCGGGATCGGTCGCCGCAGTGGAAGCCAAGCGCGCCGCGCCCGATGGCTACACGCTGATGTTCACCATCGCGACGACGATGATCATGAACCGCGTTCTGATCAAGGATATCCCTTACGATCCCGAAAAGGATTTTGTCCTCGTCTCGATCATGCCGGCGGGCAGCCTGCCGTTCGTTGTCGCCGAGAAGACAGGTGCAAAAACGCTCGCCGAATTTGTTGCCTATGCCAAGAAGGCCGAGAAGGTCAACGTCGGCACCTATGGCGCAGGCTCCTACGCGCACATGGCGGTCGCCGAAATGAACAAGCAGTATGGTCTCAAGATGGAAGCGGTCCATTATCGCGGCGAAGCGCCGATGTGGACCGACCTTGCCGGCGGATTCATCGATGGCGCGCACGGCAGCTATTCCGCCGCGTTGTCGGTGCTGCAGAGCGGCCGCGGCCGTGCGGTCGCCGTCTCGCGCAAGCGCATGTCGACCTTGCCGAACGTCCCGTCCTTTGCCGAGCAGGGCACGACATCGCCGATTTTCAAGCTGACCGGATTCCAGTGCTGCGCCGTGCCCACGGGTACGCCGGCGGCGATCGTTCAGAAGCTGTCGAAACTGCTCGTCGCCGGCGGCAAGACCGAAAAGGTGCTGCAGCTCATGAAGTCATTCGGCGTCGACGATACCGCGATGACCTTCGAGGAGACGCAGAAGCTCTACAAGGAGGAATCGCCGATCTGGCTTGAAGCCGTGACTAGCCTTGGGCTAGCGCCGTCCTGAAGCGCGCGGGCCTTCTTTACGCAAACTCCGCGCCCAGCGAACGCATCATCGGAATGAAATCCGGGAAGCTGGTGGCGATGAAGGTGGTGTCGTCGACCTTGACCGGCTTGTCGGCGGCGAGCCCCATCACCAGTGCCGACATCGCGATGCGGTGATCCATGTGGGTGGCGACGAGGCCGCCGCCCGGCACATGCCCGTGGCCCTCGACGATCAGATCGTCGCCGTCGATCGCGACCTTGACGCCGTTGACCCGCAGCATGGCGGCGGTCGCCTCCAGGCGATCGGATTCCTTGACGCGCAATTCCTGCAGGCCGCGCATGATCGTGGTGCCCTCGGCGAAGGCGGCGGCGACCGCCAGCACCAGATACTCGTCGATCATCGACGGCGCGCGCTCCGGCGGCACCTCGACGCCGCGCAGCTTCGAGGCGCGCACGCGCAAGGCGGCCATCGGCTCGCCGGCATCGCCGCGGACGTCGCTCTCCTCGATCGAAGCGCCCATCTCGCGCAGCGTCGTGAACAGGCCGGTGCGCAGCGGATTGGTCATCACATCGGAGAAGGTTACGTCGGAGCCCTCGACGATCAGCGCCGCCACGATCGGGAATGCCGCGGACGACGGATCGGCCGGCACGACGACGTTGGCGCCATGCAGCTCGGGCTCGCCCGTCAGCGTAATCTTGCGGCCGTGGGCACCTTCTTTGACTGAGACGATCTCGGCGCCGAAATGTTTCAGCATCAGCTCGGTATGGTCGCGGCTGGCCTCCTGCTCGATGACCGTGGTGACGCCCGGTGCGGCCAATCCGGCCAGCAGCACCGCCGACTTGATCTGGGCCGAGGCCACCGGGGTCCGGTAAAGGATCGGCACCGGCTCGCGCGCGCCGTGCAGCGTCAGCGGCAGGCGGCCGCCCTCCCGGGCTTCGCCAGTCCTGGCGCCCATCAATTCGAGGGGATCGAGGATCCGCCGCATCGGGCGGGACCGCAGCGAGGCGTCGCCATCGAAGACGGCCGTGATCGGACATCCGGCGGCCGCCCCCATCACCAGCCGGCACCCGGTACCGGAATTGCCGAAATCGAGTGGCGCGGCCGGCTGGGCGAAGCCGCCAACCCCGACACCCCGGACCTGCCAGGCGAACGGGCCGGTCCGCTCGACCTTGGCGCCCAGCGCCCGCATCGATTTGGCGGTGTTAAGCACGTCTTCGCCCTCGAGAAGCCCCGAAATCCGGGTTTCGCCGACCGAAAGCGCCCCCAGAATGAGGGCGCGGTGGGAAATCGACTTGTCGCCGGGAACATGTACTTTGCCGGCCAAGGGGCCGCCGGCACGGGATTCCAACGGAGTGGGCGTAGCGGAATGGGTCAAGATCGGGGTCCTCTGCGGGGGCGGCAGTATCACATGGGCCACACGGCGTCACGCGGCGGTCAAATGCCGAAAGCGCTATTGACACCGGCCTCTCAACTAGCCAAGTGAAGCACCGTTTTTCAGAATTTCCCAGGATTCACACGTGGCCAAATCCGACCTCGGAACCAAGCGCATTTGCCCGACCACGGGTAAGAAATTCTACGACCTGAATAAGAACCCCGTGATCTCGCCCTATACCGGCGAGGTGGTGCCGATCGCGCCGATTGCGCCGCCCCGCGGGCGTGGCGAAGCCGCACGCGCCGCCGCAGCGACCACCGCCGCCGACATGCCGGAGCCCGCCGAGGCCGAAGAGTTGGTCTCGCTCGAGGAGGCCGACGCCGAGGAGAATACCGGCAAGGTCAAGGCCCAGGTTCCCGAATCGGAGGACGACATCGAAATCGATGAGACCATCGAGGATGATGACGACGACGATTCCACCTTCATTCCCGACGAGGAAGAAGGGGACGAAGACGTGACTGACATCATCGGTGATGTCGGAGGTGATGAAGAGACTTGAGATCGGCCCTGATCTGTGATCAAGGGTGCTGCCGCACGAGTCGCCCAAGGCTCGGCGGCCGGGGATAGCCCACCATCCCCGATCGGACGTGTTAAGGGGCCATAGCTCAGCTGGGAGAGCGCTTGCATGGCATGCAAGAGGTCGGCGGTTCGATCCCGCCTGGCTCCACCAGCCTTCGCTTGCTTCGCAAGCTACGGCTCGGCAAGCCACGCCGTGCCCTCTCGTAGCGAAGCAAGCGAAGGCTGCCGCGGCGTAGCCCGAAGGGCGAAGCCGGGCTCTTTCCGCGAAGACTCGTTTTGCAAGTCACGGGCGGTGCCGTAGATTTAATGGCGGAGGCGATCCGCCATGAAATACGTCTACATTCTCGAAAGTCTCGACTCCCTGCATTTCTATGTCGGCATTACCGACGACCTGCGCGCGCGATTGGCGAAGCACAACGCCGGCGAGGTCCCGCACACATCAAAGCACGGGCCATGGCGAATAAAGACCTACGTAGCGTTTCGTGACGCAGCGCAGGCTGTCGCGTTCGAAAGATATCTGAAGTCGGCGTCCGGCCGCGCCTTCGCCAAGAAGCGCCTCTGACCCGTCACCGCCCCTCTATTCCCCCAACACCGCATTCAACCGGTCGCGCAGCGCGACGATTTCGTTCTTCATCGCGACCAGTTCGCCGACCGAACAATCCGACGCCGCAAGGATCGACTGCGGCACGGCGCGGGCTTTTTCCCTGAGCGCCTCGCCCCTGGCGGTCAGCGCGATCAGCACCTGCCGCTCGTCCTCGGTGCTACGTGTTCGCTTGATCAGCTCGGCCGCCTCCAGCCGCTTGAGCAGCGGCGTCAGCGTGCCGGAATCCAGGAACAGCCGCTCGCCGATATCTTTCACCGGCACGCCGTCGCGCTCCCACAGCACCAGCATGACAAGATATTGCGGGTAAGTTAGCCCGAGCCTGTCCAGCAGCGGCTTGTAGACGCGGTTGAACGCATGCGCGGTGGAATACACCGCAAAGCAGATCTGATTGTCGAGCCGCAGCGGAAAGTCCGCCGAAGATTTCTTGGCCATCACGACCTCGTTAGCAGGCGCCCTTCGGGACCTGATCTGGCGATCTAAGCAATTGATTTCAATTGCATACAATCAAATTGCGCCGTCCGCAATAATTTATGTTGCGCACAATCTAATTGCATGCAATACATCCCCCATCAAAACGGCAACCAAGGGAGACCGACATGTCCGTGAACGTGCTCTACAAGACCAGCGCCCAGGCCACCGGCGGCCGCGACGGCCATGCTGCGACCCTCGATGGCGCGCTCGACGTCAAGCTCACCACCCCGAAGGAGCTGGGCGGCGGCGGTGGTGCGGGCAACAATCCCGAGCAGCTGTTCGCGGCGGGCTATGCCGCCTGCTTCATCGGCGCGATGAAGTTCGTTGCTTCTCAGGGCGGCCCGAAGGTTCCGGCGGACGCCACCGTGACCTCCACCGTCGGCATCGGCCCGCGCTCGGAGGGCGGCTTTGGCCTCGACGTCGAACTCGCCGTGTCGCTGCCCGGCGTTGCCAAGGCGGACGCCGAAGCGCTGGTCGCGAAGGCGCACCAGGTGTGCCCCTATTCCAACGCCACGCGCGGCAATGTGGATGTGCGCCTGACGGTCGTCTGACGACCTGATCCGGACGGCCCGCCGTGGATACCGGCGGGCCGTTCGCCCCGCGGAATTTTTCGCGCGTGCTACGGCAGCCGCGTCATGCGCCTGTGCGCGCGACGCCATTGCTGCCGCGCCTGAAGACCGCTAGCTCAGGACTTCCATTCCCCATCCTGAGCGAAGGCTTTCTCCATGAGTTCTACCGGCGCGATGACCGGCCTGCGCGTGATCGATCTGACGCGCGTGCTCGGCGGCCCCTATTGCACGCAAATCCTCGCCGACCATGGCGCCGACGTCATCAAGGTCGAACCGCCGGCCGGCGACGAGGTGCGCGACTGGGGTCCTCCCTTCCACGAGGAGGACGCGGCCTATTTCGTCGGCATCAACCGCAACAAGCGCTCCGTCGGGCTCGACCTGTCGTCCGAGGGTGGGCGCGCGGTTCTCCTGAAGATGCTGGAGACGGCGGACGTCCTGATCGAGAATTTCAAGCCGGGCACGCTCGACAAATGGGGCATCGGCAACGAGGTGTTGCGCGCGAAATTCCCGCGGCTGGTGCATTGCCGGATCTCCGGCTTCGGCGCCGACGGCCCGCGCGGCGGCAATCCCGGCTATGACGCGATCATCCAGGCCATGACCGGCATGATCGCCGCGACCGGCTCGCCGGAAAGCGGCCCGATGCGGATCGGCGTTCCCCTCGTCGATATCACCACCGGGCTTTATGCGGCGATCGGCATTTTGATGGCGCTGTCGGAGCGGCAGCGTTCCGGTTTGGGACAGTTTCTCGAAACCACGCTGTACGAGACCGGCCTTGCGATCATGCACCCGCACACCGCGAACTATTTCATGCATGGCAAGCCGCCTTCGCTCACCGGCAACGAGCATCCGAACCTCGTTCCGTACGCGATCTTCCCGACCAAGACCGACAACATCTTCATCGGCGTCGGCAATGACGGCACCTTCCGTAAGCTGGCCAAAGAGATCGGCAAGCCTGAGCTCGGCACCGATCCGCGCTTTGCGCGCAACAAGGACCGCATCGCCAACCGCGAGGCACTGCGCGCCGAGCTTGCCGCCGTGTTCAGCCAGCACGAGGCTGAGCCGCTCTGCAATCGCCTGCTGGCGGCGGGCCTGCCGGCCGGCCCGGTGCAGAAGATCGACCAGGCGCTGACCAATCCGCATACGCTGCACCGCGGCGACATCATCTCGAAGGATTGGTACAAGGGCGTCGCCTCGCCGATCCGGATGGATCGGACCAAGCCGAGCCTGCGGCGGACGCCGCCGAAATTCAGCCAGCACACCTCGGAAGTGCTGGGCGAGTTCGGCTATTCCAAGAGCGAGATCGAGGCGCTGGTCGCCAAGGGCGCGGTCTGCGGCACCGAGCGCAAGCGGTAAAGGTAGTCGCCCCTGCGAACGCAGGGGCCCATACGCCGCGGCTTCGCTTGGGGCACAAGTGATGGCCGCCCTTCTGCAACCACACACGACTGTGGTTATGGGCCCCTGCGTTCGCAGGGGCGACGGAGTGTTGTGGCCTTCGCCTATTTTCCAGCTTCCCTCCGCGCCCGCTTCCCCAATACCTTGCTTTCGCTTATACGGTCATTTGCACGTCATCCGGCGCTGTTATCGCGCGAAACGAAGGTGACGACCTTAACCCGGAGGGATTCCATGGCATTTCGACAATTCGGCGCAGCAGCGGCAGTGGGTGTTGCGCTGGCGCTTGCAACGCCGGCCCACGCTGCGATCGAGATCCAGTGGTGGCACGCCATGACCGGCGGCAACAACGACGTCGTCAACAGGCTCGCCGAAGAATTCAACGCCAGCCAGTCCGATTACAAGGTCGTGCCGACCTACAAGGGTACCTACCCGGACACCATGAACGCCGGCATCGCTGCGTTCCGCGCCGGCAACGCGCCGCACATCATGCAGGTGTTCGAAGTCGGTACCGCCACGATGATGAGCGCGACTGGCGCCATCAAGCCGGTCTATCAGCTCATGAAAGACGCCGGCGAGCCATTCGACCCAAAGGCCTACCTGCCGACCATCACCGGCTACTACTCGACCTCCAAGGGCGAGATGCTGTCCTTTCCCTTCAATTCATCCTCGATGGTGAT includes:
- the sppA gene encoding signal peptide peptidase SppA, with amino-acid sequence MSLDSDVIVDRRRIRRKLTFWRLVAGLVTIAAIVTFGAIATRSGPAALTSAGSIARVNIEGLIRSDQQRVEALERLEKSSHVAVIVHINSPGGTTAGSEQLYDALVRLKAKKPVVVVVEGLAASGGYIAALAADQIVARQSSLVGSIGVLFQFPNFSELLKTVGVKVEEVKSSPLKAAPNGFEPTSPEARAAIDALVKDSYAWFRGLVKERRAMDEALLEKVADGRVFTGRQAVELKLVDQLGDEKAAVAWLVAEKKIKSDLPVRDYKLNPQFGDLTFLRTATSMALDALGLSSIARQIGAVQAVDQLSLDGMLALWRPSAPN
- the rpsA gene encoding 30S ribosomal protein S1, with translation MASITAASYNPTRDDFAAMLDESFAGGNLQESSVIKGKVVAIEKDMAVIDVGLKTEGRVALREFAGPGRESDLKVGDEVEVFLDRIENALGEAVLSRDKARREESWGKLEKAFQNNEKVHGVIFNQVKGGFTVDLDGAVAFLPRSQVDIRPIRDVAPLMNNSQPFQILKMDRRRGNIVVSRRTVLEETRAEQRQELVQNLEEGQVIDGVVKNITDYGAFVDLGGIDGLLHVTDIAWRRVNHPTEVLTIGQTVKVKIIKINHETHRISLGMKQLLDDPWQGIEAKYPLNARFTGRVTNITDYGAFVELEPGIEGLIHVSEMSWTKKNMHPGKIVSTSQEVEVQVLEVDSVKRRISLGLKQTMRNPWEVFVEKFPVGSTVEGEVKNKTEFGLFLGLDGDVDGMVHLSDLDWKLPGEQVIDNFKKGDMVKAVVLDVDVEKERISLGVKQLEGDPFAEPGDVKKGAVVTCEVLEVKEAGIEVKISGTDFTTFIKRSELARDRNDQRAERFAVGEKVDARVIQFDKKARKVQVSIKALEVAEEKEAIAQYGSSDSGATLGDILGTALKNREK
- the cmk gene encoding (d)CMP kinase, whose amino-acid sequence is MIIAIDGPAASGKGTLGKRLAHHYGYRHLDTGVIYRAVAKALLDQGFELTDEARAVAIAMELDPEKFGHPELKTQRIGDAASVVSAIPKVREALVNFQRQFAADPPGAVLDGRDIGTIICPDADVKIFVVADPQVRAHRRTLEARARGEEADEAAVLADILKRDERDKNRAAAPLKAAADAHILDNTNLDIEAGVRAAIAIVEAVRAGR
- a CDS encoding tripartite tricarboxylate transporter substrate binding protein encodes the protein MSAISRRRFIGSAAAASAIPLLGTSAKAQSDWPTKPIKIIAGYPAGGQTDLFARTYGEYIRIETGQNVVVENKAGASGSVAAVEAKRAAPDGYTLMFTIATTMIMNRVLIKDIPYDPEKDFVLVSIMPAGSLPFVVAEKTGAKTLAEFVAYAKKAEKVNVGTYGAGSYAHMAVAEMNKQYGLKMEAVHYRGEAPMWTDLAGGFIDGAHGSYSAALSVLQSGRGRAVAVSRKRMSTLPNVPSFAEQGTTSPIFKLTGFQCCAVPTGTPAAIVQKLSKLLVAGGKTEKVLQLMKSFGVDDTAMTFEETQKLYKEESPIWLEAVTSLGLAPS
- the aroA gene encoding 3-phosphoshikimate 1-carboxyvinyltransferase; its protein translation is MTHSATPTPLESRAGGPLAGKVHVPGDKSISHRALILGALSVGETRISGLLEGEDVLNTAKSMRALGAKVERTGPFAWQVRGVGVGGFAQPAAPLDFGNSGTGCRLVMGAAAGCPITAVFDGDASLRSRPMRRILDPLELMGARTGEAREGGRLPLTLHGAREPVPILYRTPVASAQIKSAVLLAGLAAPGVTTVIEQEASRDHTELMLKHFGAEIVSVKEGAHGRKITLTGEPELHGANVVVPADPSSAAFPIVAALIVEGSDVTFSDVMTNPLRTGLFTTLREMGASIEESDVRGDAGEPMAALRVRASKLRGVEVPPERAPSMIDEYLVLAVAAAFAEGTTIMRGLQELRVKESDRLEATAAMLRVNGVKVAIDGDDLIVEGHGHVPGGGLVATHMDHRIAMSALVMGLAADKPVKVDDTTFIATSFPDFIPMMRSLGAEFA
- a CDS encoding TIGR02300 family protein, with translation MAKSDLGTKRICPTTGKKFYDLNKNPVISPYTGEVVPIAPIAPPRGRGEAARAAAATTAADMPEPAEAEELVSLEEADAEENTGKVKAQVPESEDDIEIDETIEDDDDDDSTFIPDEEEGDEDVTDIIGDVGGDEET
- a CDS encoding GIY-YIG nuclease family protein, with protein sequence MKYVYILESLDSLHFYVGITDDLRARLAKHNAGEVPHTSKHGPWRIKTYVAFRDAAQAVAFERYLKSASGRAFAKKRL
- a CDS encoding MarR family transcriptional regulator; amino-acid sequence: MAKKSSADFPLRLDNQICFAVYSTAHAFNRVYKPLLDRLGLTYPQYLVMLVLWERDGVPVKDIGERLFLDSGTLTPLLKRLEAAELIKRTRSTEDERQVLIALTARGEALREKARAVPQSILAASDCSVGELVAMKNEIVALRDRLNAVLGE
- a CDS encoding organic hydroperoxide resistance protein, with the protein product MSVNVLYKTSAQATGGRDGHAATLDGALDVKLTTPKELGGGGGAGNNPEQLFAAGYAACFIGAMKFVASQGGPKVPADATVTSTVGIGPRSEGGFGLDVELAVSLPGVAKADAEALVAKAHQVCPYSNATRGNVDVRLTVV
- a CDS encoding CaiB/BaiF CoA-transferase family protein → MSSTGAMTGLRVIDLTRVLGGPYCTQILADHGADVIKVEPPAGDEVRDWGPPFHEEDAAYFVGINRNKRSVGLDLSSEGGRAVLLKMLETADVLIENFKPGTLDKWGIGNEVLRAKFPRLVHCRISGFGADGPRGGNPGYDAIIQAMTGMIAATGSPESGPMRIGVPLVDITTGLYAAIGILMALSERQRSGLGQFLETTLYETGLAIMHPHTANYFMHGKPPSLTGNEHPNLVPYAIFPTKTDNIFIGVGNDGTFRKLAKEIGKPELGTDPRFARNKDRIANREALRAELAAVFSQHEAEPLCNRLLAAGLPAGPVQKIDQALTNPHTLHRGDIISKDWYKGVASPIRMDRTKPSLRRTPPKFSQHTSEVLGEFGYSKSEIEALVAKGAVCGTERKR